CCGCAACTTGCTCAAGAACAGATCCGTGAGTTTCCCGGAATTCGCGTCAACGACGGCGATCCTGTCGTCGCGAATGAGGTAGGCGTTGTACGTAGTGCCGTACTCGGTCCGCATGATGACATCGAAACGCCGGAGCGAGGGATTGAGCGTGCCGATCCAGTCTATGCCTTCTCTAATCTTCAAGTTCGGAGAACATCTCCTTCCCAACGCCGCACTCGGGACAGACCCAATCCTCGGGGACGTCCTCCCACGCTGTCCCCGGCGGGACG
The sequence above is a segment of the Armatimonadota bacterium genome. Coding sequences within it:
- a CDS encoding rubredoxin gives rise to the protein MKRYICDVCQYIYDPEMGDPSNGVPPGTAWEDVPEDWVCPECGVGKEMFSELED